A section of the Ruania halotolerans genome encodes:
- the rsmA gene encoding 16S rRNA (adenine(1518)-N(6)/adenine(1519)-N(6))-dimethyltransferase RsmA, with amino-acid sequence MTPAESTNDAVQLLTASSVRELATRLNVRPTKTLGQNFVIDPGTVRRIVRTAGVGSSDTVLEVGPGLGSLTLGLLETGAHVTAVEIDPVLAGALGETVTTHAPVAVDRLTVIAADAMELTELPTPPVRLVANLPYNVAVPVLLHLLAHLPSLREVLVMVQAEVADRIAAGPGSRTYGVPSAKAAWYASASRAGSIGRSVFWPAPNVDSALVRLVRRDPPLTTATRAEVFACIDAAFSQRRKTLRSALAGWAGSADLAEQALRSAGVDPTLRGERLDVTQFAAVAAARTAGEPKGRSAR; translated from the coding sequence GTGACCCCTGCTGAATCGACGAACGATGCCGTCCAACTCCTGACGGCGTCCAGCGTCCGAGAGTTGGCCACGCGGCTGAACGTACGACCCACCAAGACACTGGGTCAGAACTTCGTGATCGACCCCGGCACAGTTCGCCGCATCGTTCGTACGGCCGGCGTGGGCTCCTCGGACACCGTGCTGGAAGTAGGGCCGGGTCTGGGGTCCCTCACCTTAGGGCTGCTGGAGACCGGGGCGCACGTGACCGCCGTCGAGATCGATCCGGTGCTCGCCGGGGCGTTGGGTGAGACGGTGACTACCCATGCACCAGTCGCGGTGGATCGGCTCACGGTGATCGCTGCCGACGCGATGGAACTGACCGAGTTGCCCACGCCCCCCGTGCGGCTGGTGGCCAACCTCCCCTACAACGTGGCGGTGCCGGTTCTGTTGCATCTTCTGGCACACCTGCCCAGCCTGCGGGAGGTGTTGGTCATGGTGCAGGCCGAGGTAGCGGACCGGATCGCCGCCGGACCTGGTTCGCGTACCTACGGTGTGCCGTCCGCGAAGGCGGCGTGGTACGCGAGCGCGTCCCGCGCCGGGTCGATCGGCCGGTCAGTGTTCTGGCCGGCACCCAATGTGGATTCGGCCCTGGTGCGCCTGGTGCGACGCGATCCACCACTCACGACTGCCACCCGGGCGGAGGTCTTCGCCTGTATCGACGCCGCATTCTCCCAACGGCGCAAGACGCTACGCTCGGCCTTGGCCGGGTGGGCCGGCTCGGCAGACCTCGCTGAGCAGGCGCTGCGATCGGCCGGGGTGGATCCGACCCTTCGCGGTGAACGGCTGGACGTCACCCAGTTCGCGGCTGTGGCTGCCGCGCGCACAGCCGGCGAGCCGAAGGGGAGGAGCGCCCGATGA
- a CDS encoding 4-(cytidine 5'-diphospho)-2-C-methyl-D-erythritol kinase: MTEPMTEVAATPGSVHVRAPGKLNLVLRVGRAGDDGYHPLATVFQAVSLYEDLVATPAKEISVSVSGRHAAHVPTDESNLAFRAAALLAEATGTEEGVHLEIAKQVPTAGGMGGGSADAAAALLACDLLWETGLAREELGHLAAELGADVPFALTGQTALGRGRGDVLTPALARGRFYWVLALFDDGLATPEVFAAWDRQMAGSEGGVDDSVLEVGDDVMQALVSGDPNQLAEVLENDLGAAARELRPAVGMVLDQAEGAGALAAVVSGSGPTVAALAADHASALEVAAALRARELADEVIVVTSPAHGARLVEPVRDSM; encoded by the coding sequence ATGACCGAACCCATGACCGAGGTGGCCGCCACACCTGGTTCAGTGCACGTGCGGGCACCCGGGAAACTGAATTTGGTGCTACGGGTGGGTCGCGCGGGCGACGATGGCTACCATCCACTTGCGACCGTATTCCAGGCCGTCTCCCTGTATGAGGACCTCGTGGCGACCCCCGCGAAGGAGATCAGCGTCAGCGTGAGCGGGCGCCATGCCGCACATGTGCCCACCGACGAGAGCAATCTCGCCTTCCGCGCGGCCGCGCTCCTTGCCGAGGCGACGGGCACCGAGGAGGGCGTGCATCTGGAGATCGCCAAACAGGTGCCGACGGCCGGCGGGATGGGTGGCGGTTCGGCAGACGCCGCTGCCGCGCTACTCGCCTGCGATCTGCTGTGGGAGACCGGATTGGCCAGGGAGGAACTCGGCCATCTGGCGGCTGAACTCGGCGCGGACGTGCCCTTCGCGCTGACCGGGCAGACGGCGTTGGGCCGGGGCCGCGGGGATGTGCTCACCCCGGCGCTCGCACGCGGGCGCTTCTACTGGGTGCTGGCGTTGTTCGACGACGGCCTGGCCACCCCAGAGGTCTTCGCCGCCTGGGACCGGCAAATGGCTGGGTCGGAGGGCGGCGTCGACGATTCAGTTCTTGAGGTCGGTGACGATGTCATGCAGGCGTTGGTCTCCGGTGACCCGAACCAGCTCGCCGAGGTGCTGGAGAACGATCTCGGTGCGGCAGCGCGGGAACTGCGCCCCGCCGTCGGCATGGTCCTGGATCAGGCAGAAGGCGCCGGTGCTCTCGCAGCAGTGGTCTCTGGCTCCGGGCCGACCGTGGCGGCGTTGGCTGCCGACCACGCGAGCGCGCTGGAGGTGGCGGCCGCGTTGCGCGCCAGGGAATTGGCCGATGAGGTGATCGTCGTGACGAGTCCGGCCCACGGTGCCCGGCTGGTGGAGCCGGTGCGCGACAGTATGTAG
- a CDS encoding SDR family NAD(P)-dependent oxidoreductase, whose translation MPTALVTGASSGIGLTFARHLAQRGQHLVLVARSTDRLELVAAECRALGAPDVEVLPADLGTEGGISAVAERLRGEDIHTLVNNAGLSLGTPFAKATEEALAHQLTVNVEAVLRLTRAAVPGMTTRGSGAIINVASVAALLPGRGSTYSASKAWVLQFTEGLAMNLAGTGVRVQALCPGFVRTEFHDAAGIDMSRTPDWMYIDADHLVAISLRDLSRGKVVSVPGALYTGIVVVAKLAPRGLIRRLAAGIKSRGRD comes from the coding sequence ATGCCCACTGCGCTCGTCACCGGAGCCTCCTCCGGGATCGGACTGACCTTCGCCCGGCACCTCGCTCAGCGCGGACAGCACCTGGTGCTCGTGGCGCGCAGTACCGACAGGCTTGAACTCGTGGCCGCCGAGTGCCGGGCGCTCGGTGCGCCCGACGTGGAGGTCCTTCCGGCTGACCTCGGCACCGAAGGAGGGATCTCGGCGGTGGCCGAGCGGCTGCGCGGTGAGGACATCCACACACTGGTGAACAATGCCGGCCTCTCCCTCGGCACACCGTTCGCCAAGGCGACCGAGGAGGCGCTGGCGCACCAGCTCACCGTCAATGTCGAGGCCGTGCTGCGGCTGACCCGCGCCGCCGTCCCCGGGATGACCACACGCGGCAGCGGCGCGATCATCAACGTCGCCTCCGTCGCCGCGTTGTTGCCCGGCCGGGGCAGCACCTATTCGGCGTCGAAGGCCTGGGTGCTGCAATTCACCGAAGGTCTGGCGATGAACCTCGCCGGCACCGGGGTGCGGGTACAGGCACTGTGCCCGGGTTTCGTGCGCACCGAATTCCACGACGCCGCCGGCATCGACATGAGCCGCACCCCCGACTGGATGTACATCGACGCCGACCACCTGGTGGCGATCTCTCTACGCGACCTCAGCCGCGGCAAGGTCGTCAGCGTGCCCGGCGCGCTCTACACGGGCATCGTGGTGGTGGCCAAGCTGGCGCCACGCGGCCTGATCCGCCGGCTCGCCGCCGGGATCAAATCCCGGGGGAGGGACTGA
- a CDS encoding TatD family hydrolase — MARKREKGFPPSPDQLPVGVVDNHTHLESIADVLPDGVADPGLLAHLEHGRAVGVDAVVQIGCDLESARWSVQAAAEHPSILAGVAIHPNEAVLHAGVREVAPDGLEPDPAPRHKLSLEVAIAEIADLARADRVRTVGETGLDYFRAGEAGRAAQREAFRAHIALAKELDLPLQIHDRDAHADVLAILAADGPPARTVFHCFSGDAAMARECVARGYFLSFSGTVTFNKSEELRRAAAEAPAEQLLVETDAPYLTPHPYRGRPNAPYLLPLTLATMASVRTEPLEVLCATIRTTSEALYGPW, encoded by the coding sequence ATGGCGCGCAAGCGCGAGAAGGGCTTTCCGCCGTCACCGGATCAGTTGCCGGTGGGAGTGGTGGACAACCACACCCACCTGGAGTCCATCGCCGATGTGCTTCCCGACGGCGTCGCTGACCCTGGTCTGCTCGCTCACCTTGAGCACGGGCGTGCCGTGGGCGTGGACGCCGTGGTGCAGATCGGGTGCGACCTCGAGTCCGCCCGCTGGAGCGTGCAGGCTGCTGCGGAGCACCCATCGATCCTCGCGGGCGTGGCGATCCACCCGAACGAGGCCGTGCTGCATGCAGGAGTGCGCGAGGTCGCACCGGACGGCCTGGAACCCGACCCTGCACCCCGGCACAAGCTGAGCCTGGAGGTAGCGATCGCCGAGATCGCCGACCTGGCCCGCGCGGACCGGGTGCGCACCGTGGGGGAGACGGGGTTGGACTACTTCCGCGCCGGTGAGGCCGGCCGCGCCGCGCAACGGGAGGCGTTCCGCGCGCACATCGCACTCGCCAAAGAGCTCGATCTGCCGTTGCAGATCCACGATCGGGACGCCCACGCGGATGTGCTCGCCATCCTGGCGGCGGACGGGCCTCCGGCGCGCACGGTCTTCCATTGCTTCTCCGGTGATGCGGCGATGGCGCGCGAATGCGTGGCGCGTGGGTACTTCCTCTCCTTCTCCGGAACTGTCACGTTCAACAAGTCTGAGGAGCTGCGTCGCGCGGCCGCCGAGGCACCCGCCGAACAGCTCCTCGTTGAGACGGACGCTCCGTACCTCACCCCGCACCCGTACCGCGGGCGACCCAACGCGCCCTACCTGTTGCCCCTCACACTCGCCACCATGGCCTCGGTGCGCACGGAGCCGCTAGAGGTCCTGTGCGCGACGATCCGGACGACGTCGGAAGCCTTGTACGGTCCCTGGTGA
- a CDS encoding G5 domain-containing protein, with protein MPSGNTTSRHRADAPVATTLPRPIRRAIGAGGLAVVLAGSLAFAATQPGSSAEQNDLTGTGVGSAANSLTGRTGVWDQASRSGEVTRDVLDEAGEPVTFTVTVDGRDVEITSNAGTLADALIDNGIVVGIEDNVSVPMNGVPTEGMDVQIERVGTQHGTETEAIPFETIERETSSLERGETRTETEGVDGTRVIAYTAVYEGGDEVSRTTQAEILVSEPVDEVILIGTADPASEPAPATSGSSGSSNSSSSSDDSAPSGSYSGSDPRGIARSMVEARGWGGDQWSCLDSLWQRESNWNPYAQNPSSGAYGIPQSLPGTKMASAGSDWRTNPATQITWGLNYIEGRYGTPCGAWSHSESVGWY; from the coding sequence GTGCCCAGTGGAAACACCACGTCGCGCCACCGCGCCGACGCCCCCGTCGCCACCACCCTGCCTCGACCGATCCGACGCGCCATCGGCGCGGGCGGACTCGCTGTGGTCCTCGCCGGCTCCCTGGCATTCGCCGCGACACAGCCAGGTTCCTCGGCTGAGCAGAACGACCTGACAGGCACAGGTGTGGGCTCGGCCGCGAACTCGCTGACCGGCCGCACTGGGGTGTGGGACCAGGCGTCCCGCAGCGGTGAGGTCACCCGGGACGTCTTGGACGAGGCCGGTGAGCCCGTGACTTTCACCGTCACCGTGGACGGTCGTGACGTGGAGATCACCTCGAATGCCGGCACGCTCGCCGATGCACTGATCGACAACGGCATCGTGGTGGGTATCGAGGACAACGTCTCAGTGCCGATGAACGGGGTCCCGACCGAGGGAATGGACGTGCAGATCGAGCGGGTCGGTACCCAGCACGGCACCGAGACCGAAGCGATTCCGTTCGAGACCATCGAGCGAGAGACGTCCTCCTTGGAGCGCGGAGAGACTCGCACCGAAACTGAAGGCGTCGATGGCACCCGGGTGATTGCGTACACCGCGGTGTACGAGGGTGGCGACGAGGTCTCCCGCACCACCCAGGCCGAGATTCTCGTCTCCGAACCGGTGGACGAGGTGATCCTGATCGGCACCGCGGACCCGGCCTCCGAGCCGGCGCCGGCGACCTCCGGCTCGTCGGGCTCGTCCAACTCCTCGTCCAGCTCCGATGACTCGGCACCGAGTGGCTCCTACTCCGGTAGCGACCCGCGCGGTATCGCCCGTTCGATGGTCGAAGCCCGCGGCTGGGGCGGTGACCAGTGGAGCTGCCTCGACTCTCTCTGGCAGCGGGAGAGCAACTGGAACCCGTACGCACAGAACCCGTCCTCGGGTGCGTACGGCATCCCGCAGTCTCTGCCCGGCACGAAGATGGCCTCGGCCGGCTCGGACTGGCGCACCAACCCCGCTACCCAGATCACCTGGGGCCTGAACTACATCGAAGGCCGCTACGGCACCCCGTGTGGGGCCTGGTCGCACTCGGAGTCGGTCGGCTGGTACTGA
- the metG gene encoding methionine--tRNA ligase gives MTHILSAVAWPYANGPRHIGHVAGFGVPSDVFSRHMRMAGHDVLMISGTDEHGTPILVQAEQEGVSPQELADRYNRVIVNDLVNLGLSYDLFTRTTTRNHYAVVQEMFRTVHKNGYMVEKTTMGAISPSTGRTLPDRFIEGTCPICGYDGARGDQCDNCGNQLDPIDLKNPRSRINGETPKFVESNHFFLDLPAFVDALAAWLETRNGWRPNVLNFSRNLLEEVRPRAMTRDIDWGIPVPLEGWENNPSKRLYVWFDAVIGYLSSSIEWARRQGTPEAWRDWWTNPDARSYYFMGKDNITFHSQIWPAELLAYDGGGSRGGSPGTFGSLQLPTEVVSSEFLNVEGQKFSSSRGVVIYVRDMLARYQPDAFRYYVAAAGPENQDVDFTWESFLSRTNDELVAGWGNLVNRTATMVHKNFGEIPAPADVADVDRDILAITQQAFRTVGTAIEANRQRQAISEAMRTVAEVNRYVSETQPWKLKTDPDRLATVLHTTTQAVSDCNTILAPFLPHSAQEVHTTLGGTGTFAPQPRIEEVTDLDDDSREYPVITGDYSQMPTWESRPVVPGTPIGKPTPVFTKLDDSIVEEELERLREKA, from the coding sequence ATGACCCACATCCTCTCGGCCGTGGCGTGGCCCTACGCCAACGGCCCACGGCACATCGGCCACGTGGCCGGCTTCGGCGTTCCCTCCGACGTCTTCAGCCGGCATATGCGGATGGCGGGTCACGACGTGCTGATGATCTCCGGCACGGATGAGCACGGCACCCCGATCCTGGTGCAAGCGGAGCAGGAGGGCGTCTCCCCGCAGGAGCTCGCCGACCGGTACAACCGGGTGATCGTGAACGATCTCGTGAACCTCGGCCTGAGCTACGACCTGTTCACCCGCACCACCACACGCAACCACTACGCCGTCGTGCAGGAGATGTTCCGCACGGTGCACAAGAACGGCTACATGGTGGAGAAGACCACCATGGGCGCCATCTCCCCGTCCACGGGGCGCACCCTGCCGGACCGATTCATCGAGGGCACCTGCCCGATCTGCGGCTACGACGGCGCCCGCGGTGACCAGTGCGATAACTGCGGCAACCAGCTCGACCCGATCGACCTCAAGAACCCGCGCAGCCGCATCAACGGCGAGACGCCGAAGTTCGTCGAGTCCAACCACTTCTTCCTCGACCTGCCCGCCTTCGTAGACGCCCTCGCTGCATGGCTCGAGACCCGCAACGGGTGGCGGCCGAACGTGCTGAACTTCAGCCGCAACCTGCTCGAGGAGGTGCGCCCGCGCGCCATGACCCGGGACATCGACTGGGGCATCCCGGTGCCGCTGGAAGGCTGGGAGAACAACCCGAGCAAGCGGCTCTACGTCTGGTTCGACGCCGTGATCGGCTACCTCTCCTCCTCCATCGAGTGGGCCCGGCGTCAGGGAACGCCGGAGGCGTGGCGGGACTGGTGGACCAATCCGGACGCCCGCTCCTATTACTTCATGGGCAAGGACAACATCACGTTCCATTCCCAGATCTGGCCGGCCGAACTGCTGGCCTACGACGGCGGAGGCTCGCGTGGGGGATCACCTGGCACTTTCGGTTCGCTCCAGTTGCCGACCGAGGTGGTCAGTTCGGAGTTCCTGAACGTGGAGGGGCAGAAGTTCTCCTCTTCCCGTGGTGTGGTCATCTACGTGCGGGACATGCTCGCCCGATACCAGCCGGATGCCTTCCGCTACTACGTGGCAGCGGCCGGTCCGGAGAACCAGGACGTCGACTTCACCTGGGAGTCGTTCCTGAGCCGCACCAACGACGAACTGGTGGCCGGCTGGGGCAACCTGGTGAACCGCACCGCGACGATGGTGCACAAGAACTTCGGTGAGATCCCCGCCCCCGCCGATGTGGCCGATGTCGATCGCGACATCCTGGCCATCACGCAGCAGGCGTTCCGCACGGTCGGCACCGCCATCGAGGCGAACCGTCAGCGGCAGGCGATCTCGGAGGCCATGCGCACCGTCGCGGAGGTGAACCGGTACGTCTCGGAGACCCAACCGTGGAAGCTGAAGACCGACCCCGACCGGCTCGCCACCGTGTTGCACACCACCACCCAGGCCGTCAGCGACTGCAACACGATCCTCGCCCCGTTCCTGCCGCACTCCGCGCAGGAGGTGCACACCACCCTCGGCGGCACCGGCACGTTTGCCCCGCAGCCGCGGATCGAGGAGGTCACCGATCTGGACGACGACTCCCGCGAGTACCCGGTGATCACCGGCGATTACAGCCAGATGCCCACCTGGGAGTCCCGCCCGGTGGTCCCGGGCACCCCGATCGGTAAGCCGACGCCCGTGTTCACCAAGCTCGACGACTCGATCGTGGAGGAGGAGCTGGAGCGGTTGCGGGAGAAGGCCTGA
- the folP gene encoding dihydropteroate synthase, whose translation MAGGVPAADAPLASGATHRPFASPLTPPEVAALAPRRIGAREFDFANRVAVMAIVNRTPDSFYDAGRTYALERAVEAALQAVDAGADWVDIGGMAFSPDAEEVGAAEELDRVLGVIEAVRAVSDVVISVDTQRPEVARACVQAGADVVNDTTGLRVERMAETVAETGASVVIAHSIAQPHRHHRRPQYTDVMAEVGAFLAAQTQVALAAGVPPEQIIIDPGHDLNKNTRHSLELVRRLEEITALGYPTLVALSNKDFVGETLDRDRPDRLWGTLAATVMCIERGARIVRAHEVAATVDAVRMAEAVLGLREPAQMVHNV comes from the coding sequence ATGGCCGGCGGCGTCCCTGCCGCGGATGCACCCCTCGCCTCCGGGGCCACGCATCGCCCGTTCGCGTCCCCGTTGACCCCGCCCGAGGTCGCTGCCCTGGCTCCGCGGCGGATCGGCGCCCGCGAGTTCGACTTCGCGAACCGGGTGGCAGTGATGGCGATCGTGAACCGCACGCCGGACTCGTTCTACGACGCCGGGCGCACCTACGCCCTGGAACGGGCAGTCGAAGCGGCACTCCAGGCCGTTGACGCCGGAGCGGACTGGGTGGACATCGGGGGGATGGCGTTCTCACCGGACGCCGAGGAAGTCGGCGCCGCCGAGGAGCTGGACCGTGTGCTCGGTGTGATCGAGGCGGTGCGCGCCGTCAGCGATGTGGTGATCTCCGTGGACACGCAACGCCCGGAGGTCGCGCGGGCCTGCGTGCAGGCCGGGGCCGACGTCGTCAATGACACCACCGGACTGCGTGTGGAAAGGATGGCCGAAACGGTCGCCGAAACAGGTGCGAGCGTGGTGATCGCCCACTCGATCGCCCAGCCGCACCGGCACCACCGGCGGCCCCAGTACACGGACGTAATGGCCGAGGTGGGGGCGTTCCTGGCCGCGCAGACTCAGGTGGCGCTCGCCGCCGGGGTGCCCCCGGAGCAGATCATCATCGACCCGGGGCACGACCTGAACAAGAACACCCGGCACTCCCTCGAACTCGTGCGCCGCCTCGAGGAGATCACCGCACTCGGGTATCCGACGCTGGTAGCGCTGTCGAACAAGGACTTCGTCGGTGAGACCCTCGATCGAGACCGCCCCGACCGGTTGTGGGGCACGCTCGCGGCCACGGTGATGTGCATCGAACGCGGGGCGCGGATCGTGCGGGCCCATGAGGTGGCGGCCACTGTGGACGCCGTACGGATGGCTGAGGCGGTGCTGGGTCTGCGGGAGCCGGCCCAGATGGTGCACAACGTATGA
- a CDS encoding resuscitation-promoting factor, which translates to MSEPDEATTEEVSAEEATAEQPVRRARRRMLAGALAAVALVLGGGSVAFAAAHKHVEIDLDGQTYTHNTFAGSVSGLLAEAGIELGEHDEVVPGVGEPLRDDSEIVVRTASQITVMQDGEERQIWTTALTAAGALSDLAATGRDATLVASRSADGRTSLELPLAADGTVSIEVDGETRTVDAEGTVSLEQVLMRAEVELGPDDDAEVSHADGDVVVTVTRRSTERESETEAIEHRSTERETNELYEDQSRVVQEGQDGERTIVTVHQLVNGEISSSKEISSEVTTEPVTEIVEVGTAERPAPEPAPESSSSESSSSSSESSESSGGSSDAAGSGVWAALAQCESGGNPQAVSSNGLYYGLYQFAVSTWQSVGGSGLPTEASAAEQTQRAQALQARSGWGQWPHCASQLGLR; encoded by the coding sequence GTGTCCGAGCCCGACGAGGCGACTACCGAAGAGGTCTCCGCAGAGGAGGCCACCGCCGAGCAGCCGGTCCGCCGAGCACGCCGCCGCATGCTTGCCGGTGCCCTCGCCGCCGTCGCGCTCGTCCTGGGTGGTGGCAGTGTTGCCTTCGCGGCAGCGCACAAGCACGTGGAGATCGACCTCGACGGTCAGACGTACACGCACAACACCTTCGCCGGTTCCGTCTCCGGGTTGCTGGCCGAGGCCGGTATTGAACTCGGGGAACACGATGAAGTCGTCCCAGGTGTGGGGGAGCCGCTGCGTGATGACAGTGAGATCGTGGTCCGTACAGCCAGCCAGATCACCGTGATGCAGGACGGTGAGGAGAGGCAGATCTGGACCACGGCGCTCACCGCTGCGGGCGCACTGTCCGATCTGGCCGCCACTGGGCGAGACGCCACGCTCGTCGCCTCCCGGTCCGCGGACGGTCGCACCAGCCTGGAGCTGCCGCTCGCAGCGGACGGCACGGTCTCGATCGAGGTGGACGGCGAGACGCGAACTGTCGATGCCGAGGGGACGGTCTCTCTTGAGCAGGTGCTGATGCGCGCGGAGGTCGAACTCGGGCCCGATGACGATGCCGAGGTGAGCCATGCCGATGGTGACGTCGTGGTGACCGTGACCCGCCGATCCACCGAGCGGGAGAGCGAGACCGAGGCGATCGAACACCGCAGCACCGAGCGGGAGACCAACGAGCTGTACGAGGACCAGTCCCGCGTGGTCCAGGAGGGTCAGGACGGTGAGCGCACGATCGTGACCGTGCACCAGCTGGTGAACGGGGAGATCAGCTCGAGCAAGGAGATCTCCTCGGAGGTCACCACGGAGCCGGTGACCGAGATCGTCGAGGTCGGCACGGCCGAGCGCCCGGCGCCGGAGCCGGCACCGGAGTCGAGCTCCTCCGAGAGCTCCTCGAGCAGTTCGGAGTCCTCAGAGTCTTCCGGCGGTTCCTCGGACGCGGCCGGAAGCGGCGTCTGGGCCGCGCTCGCGCAGTGTGAGTCCGGGGGCAATCCGCAGGCTGTCAGCTCCAACGGGCTGTACTACGGGCTCTACCAGTTCGCAGTGAGCACGTGGCAGTCGGTGGGCGGCAGCGGACTGCCCACGGAGGCTTCCGCCGCCGAGCAGACGCAACGCGCACAGGCCCTGCAGGCGCGCTCCGGGTGGGGGCAGTGGCCGCACTGTGCCTCCCAGCTCGGCCTTCGCTAA
- a CDS encoding pyrimidine reductase family protein, producing the protein MSTAFAETELLDAYTVADRSEPHLRANMIASIDGAATHQGLSGGLNGPADKQVFDVLRRLADVVLVGAGTLRAEGYGGLRLGQADVTWRREHGLADHPVLAVVSSRLALEPSSPLFTQAPRRPLLITHEQSPSQQRALLQEVADVLVCGREAVDPVRLREELVARGMPQILCEGGPHLLGTLAGADVLDELCLTVSPLIEGGEAIRITRDAPVAHLPVRLAGVLRAEDMLFLRYLR; encoded by the coding sequence ATGAGCACGGCGTTCGCCGAGACCGAGCTGCTCGACGCCTACACCGTGGCCGACCGCTCAGAGCCGCACCTACGCGCCAACATGATCGCCAGCATCGACGGCGCCGCCACCCACCAGGGCCTCTCCGGCGGGTTGAACGGTCCCGCCGATAAGCAGGTCTTCGACGTGCTACGCCGACTGGCTGACGTGGTGCTCGTCGGTGCGGGCACACTCCGCGCGGAGGGGTACGGCGGGCTTCGGCTGGGGCAGGCTGATGTCACCTGGCGGAGGGAGCATGGTCTCGCGGACCATCCGGTGCTCGCGGTCGTTTCCTCCAGGCTTGCGCTGGAACCGTCCTCGCCACTGTTCACCCAGGCGCCGCGTCGTCCGCTGCTGATCACGCACGAGCAGAGCCCATCCCAGCAACGCGCCCTGCTGCAGGAGGTGGCTGATGTGCTGGTGTGCGGGCGCGAGGCGGTGGATCCGGTTCGTCTCCGTGAGGAGTTGGTGGCCCGCGGGATGCCCCAGATTCTCTGCGAAGGGGGGCCGCACCTGCTGGGGACCCTCGCTGGCGCCGACGTGCTGGACGAGCTGTGCCTCACGGTGAGTCCGCTGATTGAGGGTGGGGAGGCGATCCGGATCACCAGGGATGCGCCGGTGGCGCACCTGCCGGTGCGCCTGGCGGGGGTTCTGCGTGCCGAGGACATGCTGTTCCTGCGCTACCTGCGGTGA